The following DNA comes from Nycticebus coucang isolate mNycCou1 chromosome 19, mNycCou1.pri, whole genome shotgun sequence.
aaattttaattttaatgtctgGCAGTTTCTCACGTTTATTGAAATTCCTGTATCTAGCAGCATATATCCAAGCAAACTGAAAACATGTTTACACAAAAGGTTTACACCAGCTTCTGGTTTTTATAAACCCAAATCCCAAAAAACCCTttgatagggcggtgcctgtggctcaaaggagtaggcacggACCCCATATTCcccaggtggcgggttcaaacccagccccggccaaaaactgcaaaatacaaacaaaaaaaccctttgaTAACACAGTCCAAGAATCACTAATTCGAAAAGCTCCAAAATCTGAgaccagcatggtggctcacgcctgtaatcttagcactctgggaagctgaggcaggcagattgcgtGAGCTAAGGCTTTGgggctagcctgagcaagagaccccatctataaaagtacttaggcgttatggcgggcacttgcagccccagctactcatgcggctgaggcgagagaattgcttgagcccaggggagtttgaggttgctgtgagttatgatgccacagcactctaccaagggtgacaaagtgagactgtctcaaaaacaaaaagccccaaAATCTGGAATGTGAGCAGACATTACTCACTGGAGACTTATAGAATACAGATGCTCAAGCCACATTTCAATATATTggattattttgtaattttaaagaaattgtaaACAGTTGCTATGTGTTGTGGTACACACTGTAATCCTGCCATTGAAAGACTgaggtgggggcggcgcctgtggctcaaggagtagggcacaggtcccatatgccgggggaagcaggtttaaacccagccccagccaaaaaccacaaaaaaaagaaagaaagactgaggtgggtagattgcttgagatcacaagttcaagacccgcctgagcaagagccggaccccatctctatgaaaattagcaggggttgtggcaggtgtctgtagtcccagctactgaggaggctgagacaaaaggactacttgagcctaggagtttgaagttactgacaaaaaaaaaaaagggcaaagttCCTTCTTGGGATAATGGATGTTTCTATAAATGGCACATAGTAATCTGCGtctctaattcttttttattattataaaaaaagtTTGTGTATCTCTAATTCTAAGAAAAGTCATTTGATCCACCTTGTGAAGTCACTTGATGCCAGCTTTGCTAATAAAGACAACCAATATccttttactgttatttgcatttattttatgttgcatctattcccgtgccataagtttttgtttcttcagtttcttctgggatatctggggaaaaacaaatataaaaagattaAGTATCAGTactctcagtgaatcccaaacaataaaaacaaacaaacaaacaaaaaaaaaaaagattaagtatCTTGGAAAAACACACACTACATCTTGGAGACTTGAGCTTATGTGGAAGATTGGGCCCAGGAAGCCCAGTTGTTAAGGACTAAGGACAGAAAATAAGTAACACAAGCTAAACTCATTTGGTAAGAAGCAAAGAGTATAGAATCACTCAAAGTGATCATTTACTGAAAACAAGCTTATAAATttgggggggaaggggaaaaaggcCCTGGGGACCTTTAGGGACCTGTATGAAGTGGCTATATACATCTGGGTGGGTCAGGTTGCTCAGAATAGTTTCCTTTCATGGTTAATCCAAAGGTGTCCTAAGATAGTCATCATAGCAACCACAGATCTTTCTCCAACACCACAAACAAAACTAAGCAGCAACTTacctttttcttctgtgctacctcttcttctggtttgggaacaatctgttccttttcagtaaggatcatctcaatgtggcagggggagctcatgtatgggttaatgcgaccatgagctctgtaagttcggcgacgcatcttgggtgctttgttcacttggatatgctcaatgaccagagaatctacatctaaaccctGGGAAGaggtgacagagaacaaaatCAAACACCTTTAGTTATCTTAACACCATGAACTATTGTTAGTAAACATTTCTAAACTCACCCATGAGAGTCATTTTTGGAAAGCAATCCTTAAGATTTCTGACAGCTTATCTGTTCAAGCAGTTGTCTCACTTTCAGGGTTCAGTGTCTTAGGTCTCCACCAAAATAAGTCTGGTAAATGCAAACTCCTGAATGCCATGTGGTTTATGAGCAGCTTTCTAGGTCATTAACCTTTTGACTGTGAAAAAGCCTAAGCCAGTTACTGGCCATGCCCACAGGTATGTTTCACTTCCAAAGGGTTTTAAAAGTGTTTAAGAATTAAAGGGGAAAACTATAGCCAAATTCCAAACTTGATGATAAACAGAATTCTTACAGTATGGCTTGTAAGCTAGAAGGTTTGGAGCCAGACAGAGGTAAACTAATCCCAGTTCTGGCCCAGATTTTCAAATGCAAGAATAATGGATGGCTAGCACTCCAAATGGGGAAACACTTTAATTTTCtgagagtcttattttgtcaccctgggtagaaagtGCTGTAATCTttcatagttcaaagcaacctctacttctcttgcctcagcctccccagtagctgggactacaggcacttgctacaatgcctggttatttttagaggtggggtcttgctgacttgtctccaacctgtgagctcaggcaatccacctgcctcagcctcccggaatgctaggattCCGGGCGTGGGCCTCATTATCATCACTGTTTTAACTTCTATCCAAAAAGTAGTATCACTCCACCAGGTAAACAGGCAACAAACCACATTAACCCTTGCCAAGGCAATCATTTTGATAATTAACCATGCCATCAAAAAGTTGCAAGACACAAGGGTAATCACAAACAGTTCAGGTAATATACCTCCagagcaaaaatagaaaataaattttaagagctCTAGGGAAGTCTTACACTTGGAAGAGAATATAGACCACACTTCTGGCAAGCCACAAAATTTGGTTCTATAGAGACTAGAGgaagaaatgtaaaacaaattttcatatttgagAGTTAATTACTAAGAGAACAAGACAATTACGGACAGCAATCTAGACAACCACAACATTGCCCACCCAAGTTGCATATATATGTTAGTGTTTTAGGTaccttaagttcagcattactctctgcatttttaagcatatgcagcaaaaattcagcactctttttgggccaccgaccctgtgtccagccccactgtttggcctgAAAGTGAAGGGAATGAGATGCTCAGTCATTTTCCCCAAGTTAAATTAACACAGAACCAAGATGAATATGTTTTTTATCCAACAAGAAGGTCTCTTAGGACACGATTTCTTTGTTAATCCAAAAGTATCCTCAGATTGTcatcacagcaaccacaaagaACCCTcctggggcgacgcctgtggctcagttggtaaggcacgggccccatataccgagggtggtgggttcaaacccggccccagccaaactgcaaccaaaaaaatagccaggcgttgtggcgggcgcctgtagtcccagctactcaggaggctgaggcaagagaattgcttaagcctaagagttggaggttgctgtgagctgtgtgaggccacagcactctaccgagggccataaagtgacactcggtctctaccaaaaaaaaaccaaaaaaacaaaacaaacaaagaacccTCCTGGCCATTCTTATCCTACCAACCACTTCTCCATACAATTTGTCTTTTCGAATGGCACCTAAGAATTCTTAcctgggcacacctaccaactccaccattaTAACGTCGGaatggtacacattgtttctttaaggtgacatccttcagatacttggtggcttttcgtatatgcatacccttgatggcctgggcagtttcacgtGTGTTCTAAGTATTAACAATCAGGTGCTAGTTAGCCATTCCaaagtattataatttaaaaagtgaacattAAATTTTcacaatttcaaaatgttaacagttaaATGTCccctttctattgttttttttttttccccataaagaGGAAGGTTTCGCCACATCACTCAGGTTATTCTCCAACTCCAAGCCTCAGGGCAACCCCCAtccaggcctcccaaagtgttgagattacaggcaagagccccTGGGCCCTTTCTATGCTTGAGATATTAAGTAATAAATTCTAGAGTCAGGGAAACTtcatttgaaattaagaaaaattaacccCACACCTATAATTATTCACCCAAATGTTGAAATTCTATCATCTTCTAATTACAATTTGGTGTCCCATCTTAATCAGCACTTTGGGTTCTCAAAACAGCTCTGGCAGTTTGACTCAATTCCACAAATCTTAAGCTGAAGAGCTCTTCATACATGATATCTGAATAAAAACGTGGCTGCTCagagtttattaatttttcacGGTAAATCCAAAGGTGTCCTAAGAAAGACATCACTGCAGCTACCTTtgtaaaaagctaaaaaaaatccACCAGAACACATAGAACAACTCctttacatcatgaccaaatgatTCACACACCTTAAAGTGAACAcgaagatttgagcctcttgacttgcatgCTAGAAAATAAGAGAGATTTGGTTAATACCGGTTATCTTCTTATGCCTACCCCCAAACAGGAAATACATATTTCTCTATCTTCTGTTCACTTAcattttgtggggttttctgggtcaagtgaatagcgaaccattttcacagatcacctgGAATGAAGCACAGAGAATTGTGTGAACCATACGTATTTCTAGTAACCGATGCGGTGTAACTTCGTTAATGCCACCCACAGCTGCTCAGAGAGTAGTTGTTTTCATGGTTAATCCAAAGGTGTCCTAAGAAATGCCATCATTGCAGCCATCCCTTTCCACACCCAGTGCTTGCTACCAGGAACAGCAGTGCCTGCATTGAAGTGGCGTCACGGACCTCTTCGACCCTCTCCTCTCGTCCCTTTGGGAATTAACAGCCCGTTTCAATGCAACCCCGGACCGTCCAGGCATAAGACGTGACGCATCGCACGGCAAACTCAATTGTAAACCTCTGTacatgctttctctctctctcgagAGAGAGACGCTTTACTCACAGCTTCACAAACAATGCAGTCTTCCTACGCAACACAGACTTCAGGGCTATTACCCAGTTTGAAATTATCGAATAAGCAGCCTCCATCCGTCTTTACCTAACCTATCCCCCGCTCCCTCGCCAACCCTTTCCCGTTGCGGTCACAGACATGCCGCGAAGTCGGCCATCACTCACCGAAAGACAGTGGACCTCCGCGGTCTGAGCCAACACGACCACAGGCCGCCCGAGCCCCGCCAGCAGAAAAGTCCTGCAGTCCCCACTCCCGCCCATCCCGTCGCTCTGAGGGCTGTACAGGCCGCAACATGAAGTCGGGCCTCAGACACATTCCCTCTCACACACAAGACATCATCGCCTCTAGCGAACAATCAGTAGCCGTGGGAGATCTCTTCTCGGGGGCCTTGAGACCGGTACCACTCACGCCAGGATGGCGGCGATGACCAGACGATTGAGTACTCGGAGCAACCACGAAAAGACACTTACCTCAGGCCGcttaggggaagagaaagagcGGTGGCTTCTGGGAGAATTCGTGAGAACTCGGTTTCTCGCGACATTTCCAGCCCATAAAGCGAGATCTGACGAATGGAAAGGGGCGGAGGAACAAGGGAGTGTGGAATGTTTTACGAACGACTGAAAACGGATTAGTGCttagagactgtctcaaaattctcttttttgtatcCAAATATAAAGTTATGGattttaaatatcaattaaaaattagaaacattcacgggcggcgcctgtggctcagtcggtaaggcgccggcccgatatcccgagggtggcgggttcaaacccggccccggctgaactgcaaccaaaaaaaaacaaaaaacaaaaatagctgggcgttgtggccggcgcctgtagtcccagctactcgggaggctgaggcaacagagtcgcttaagcccaggagttggaggttgctgtgagctgtgtgaggccacggcactctaccgagggccataaagtgagaccctgtctctacaaaaaaaaaaaaaaaattagaagcattCTTCAACACCGTCTCttcaaacaagaagaaagaaaaaaattaaaagcaggcTTGTAAGAAGAGGGTCATATATTATTTGATATgaaggagacttttttttttaagagacagagtctcactttgtcaccctcggtagagtgctgtggtgtcacagctcacagcaacctccaaatcctgggcttaggccattctcttgcctcagcctcctgagtagctgggactacaggcgcccgccacaatgcccggctatttttttattgcagtttggccggggccgggtttgaacccgccaccctctgtacatggggccagtgccctacacactgagccacaggcgccgctcaaaggagacattttaaaattgtgtttattttattttatttgttgtttctgaGGCAGCCTACAGtactatggtgtcagcctaggtcacagcaacctcaaactctgggttcaagcagtcctccttcctcagcctcctgagtagctgggactacgggcgctaccacagtgcctggcccataagACATTTTATTTGTCAACATTTGTTAGGCGGATTATGCCATGAGAACTCCCTGAAAGTGATTTGTAAAGGGGCAATTAAAAAGATGAGaggggcttagtgcctgtagctcaagtggctagggtgccagccacatacaccagtggtggtgagttcgagcccagccaaggcctgccaaacagcaatgacaactacagccaaaaaatagctgggcgttgagggagcgcctgtagtcccagctacttgggaggctgaggcaggagaatcacttaagcccaaagagtttgaggttggtgtgagctgtgatgccacggcactctacccagggcgacctagtgagactctgccttaaaaaaaaaaaagaaaggggaggcacctgtggctcagtgagcagggcgccggccccatataccgagggtggtgggttcaaacccagccccggccaaactgcaaccaaaaaatagccgggcgttgtggcgggcgcctgtagtcccagctactcgggaggctgaggcaggacaatcgcctaagcccaggagttggaggttgctgtgagctgtgtgaggccatggcactctacccagggccataaagtgagactctgtctctacaaaaaaaaaaaaaaaaaaaaagggtggagcctgtggctcagtgggtagggcgccggccccatataccaagggtggtgggttcaaacctagctttggccaaactgcaacaaaaaaaatagccgggcattgtggcgggtgcctgtagtcccagctactctggaggctgaggcaagagaatcgcctaagcccaggatttggaggttgctgtgagctgtgacaccacaccactctactgagtgtgattaaaaaaaaaaaagaaagaaaaagatgagaggTCAGGGGGCTGgtaaataaaaggaataataacaataaaaataaataaaaagatgaaaagatgggATGTAATTATGTTAATCAGGAAATTCACCCAAGCAATTGAAGGTGAAGGGTCTGGTTCACTACCCTCCTTATTTCCCACTGCCACTGCTAGATCTTCTTTGTCTGATAGAAAAAAGCCTTTGgtattttcttatgtttcttcTTCACCCATTTCATCTACTCCCACACAGTAAGTAGTGGTCTTAGCACTTGATTTCAGGTATTCTCTTTCCATGTGCTATCATTCTGGGCAACTCAAACTCCAAGTGAATGGACTGTAGAAAATGCACCTCAGTTCCAGAGACCTCACCCAAGATGCTCTGCTCTGCTGGGCTCTATTGCTAAATGTTGGATTCCATGGTCTTTCCTCAGTAATTCCCTcccatgtctctctctctttttttttccttgagacagagtctcaccttatcaccctgggtagagtgccatggtgtcatagctcacagcaacctccaactcctgggctttaggcgattctcttgcctcagcctcccaagtagctgccacaatgcccagctattttttttgttgcagtttggccggggctgggcttgaacccaccaccctcgttatatggggctggcgccctactcactgagccacaggtgccgcccagtaatGCCCATCTCTCATACAGTTATGACTCCAGGCTGAGAAATCCCAGGTTAGTGTCCcaaccccactttttttttttttcccactgttgTGACACTTTACTTTGGATAATATTCTCCAAGTGCATCCAGATTGTTAGAAAGGTTGCAAAATTGCCATCTTTTCTCagggatgaataatattccatggtatgtaaacagcacagtttattaatccattcatgtgttgatggggagttgggttgtttccacatctttgttatTTGTGCACTGAGCAGCCAcgaacattctaatgcaaatatccttgtggcaaaatgtcttttttccattGGGTAAGtgtctagtagtgggattgcaaaatCAAATTGtacgtctacttttagttctttgaggactctccatacttctgtcTACAGAggctgtaccagtttgcagtcccaccaacagtacatgACTGTTCTCTTCTCTGGACACCCAGGCCAGCACCTGTTGCTTTGTAAccttgtgatgtggaccattctcactggggttaggtggtatctcagagagtttttgatttgcatttctctggtaattAGAGATgaggaatattttttcatgtgtttatggcCACTCTTCTGTCCTCGTGAGAGACTTTTCTAGTCATGTCTTTTGCCTGGTttttatggggttgtttgctcttttcgtATTGATACGCTTGTGTTCATTATAGATTCTGgtgattagccctttgtcagaatGATAGCAtataaatatcttcttccattctgaagtttgtctttttgctttgtggattgtgtccttagctgtgcaaaaacgttttaacttagctgggcatggtggctcatgcctgaaatgccagcacttgggaggttgaggtgggtggattgcctgagctcacaggttcgagaccagcctgagccagagcgagacctcatctctggctacttgggaggctgaggcaagaggatcacttgaacccgagagtttgaggttgctgtgagctaaagacgccacagtactctaccaagggtgaccaagtgagacacagtctcaaaaacaaacaaacaacgacaacaaaaaaaaaaacccacctttttaacttaatcaggtgccatttatttatttttgttgctgctgcaaTTGCtagtggggtcttcttcataaattctttccctatataagatcaagagttttcccacactgtccttttttttaatggtatgaatctcatttattaaaaacatttttctcaccTTTCTCAAATTGAagactgcaaaaaataaaagcagtgctTTATTGAGTTGTCATGAACCttagagcagcagcagcagccagcagCAGCTTCCCAGACTATCTCCTAGCTTACCCCATATCTTTTTCCTGAGCTACATCAAATATTAACTTACTCTCTGGACACCTTTCCTGGGAGGTCCCTGAGGGGaatacttgtttttgtttgtttgatgatAAGAAATACATCTATTAGAGAGCTATGCATGTCTTGACAGGAGCTCTTACACCATGGTAGCAGAAACCATCAACATGTAAGAGATGTGATTCCCTGAGAAAAACCAGCGTTTTTCTGCATAAATTCAACTCTTTCTTGGGGAAATGTTTTCCTACCAGGAGCAGGAAAAGCAGAAGTATATGGCTGCTCAGACATCCACATTGGGTAGTAAATGATGTTGGCCTGAGCCTTTTGCCCGCCTGGCCCCATGCTGGCAGGGACTGGCTGGGAGCACAGGCTCCCTGAGTCAGAGGTCCATAAGGGTGGTGTAGTGACCAAAAGCCTCATCCCTCACCACGCCCTGAGGGGAATATTTGAAACCTAACAGACTCCCTCAGATTCTTCTTTGGTGTTGCATGGTATGATATAAATAGACAGTGCTTGTAACAGCTTATTAAGTTCCAGGcactattttcagtatttttttttttttttagacagagtttcactatgtcaccctcagtaaggtgctgtggtgtcgcagctcacagcaacctcaaacttttgggcttaagcgattctcttgcctcagccttgcaagtagctgggactacaggcgcccgccataatgcctggctattttttgttgcaattgtctttgttgtttagctggcctggctgggttcgaacccaccaactttggtgtatgtggctggcgccataaccactgtgctacaggtgccaagcctattttcagtatttttataggCATTTCCTCAATTAATCCTTAGGACAACTATTAAAAGAGacaatatttctattttgtaaatgaaaacgTTGAGACACAGAAACTTCCCCCAAAGTCCCACAACTGGAAGTGACAATCCCAGAAACCAAGCTTGTCATCAGTGAGCAATCTTGCCTCTCCCCTACCTTGGTTTGTGGCTTCCACTTCCACATAGTTTCTTCCCCTGTACCCCAGAAAACTGGAGAACACTTTCCCCTCTTGTCTATGCACACAcaattatttaacaaaataaaaatatatatttttaaacagagtctcactctgtctccctggcacaccggagcaacagaatgagactctatctcaaaactaacaaacaaaccaaaaagaaaaacaaagaacaaaacaaaatttaaaaaccccACAATATTGAGCTATTACTATAGTTATAGCTATAACTTTAATACAAGTAGAGCTAATCTTTAGCAATCAGTTTATTTTCATCTACccagtgaatatttattgaacatttactataTGCCTGCCATTGTGCTAGGTGCTGAGCCCTGCCGTAAGACAGTCCCTAACCTCAATGAGCCTACAGTCTTGGGGTAAAGGTAGGGATGGAGGGATAGGAGACCAGGGGGTAAACAGCCAATTGGAATACCAGTATGAAACTGCTAAAGTGAGGGAAAGCATGGAGGACCATATTAGAGGCCCTTAAAGGGGAAATTCTCCTAACCTTGGGGTAGGAAATCTTTCTTGAGAAGGTAAGGTAGCAGCTGGGCCATCAATGACCAGAAGGAGTTAGCTGGTCACAGCAAGAAGCAGGGAATGATTATTCTTGCCAGCAAGAGAGTTCCATTATGGGAGCTGAAGGTGTTCAGATTCCTTTTTAGTACCTGTCAAGCCAGACAAGTGGGAGAGGTCAACCTGACCTTGAaagatcctaaaaaaaaaaaaaaaagttttaaatagtttaaaatttattctaaggTCAATGAGGGACTTGAAAGTGTTTTAAGACCTTGAGGGATGGGAGTGGTGGTGGCCAGATCAGATTCTCTTTTGAAAGGATCACTCTGCCCAGAGGTGTTTGGACAACACGATGAATGGCTTTAGGTaggaaaaggacattttattatttatttatttatttacttatggagacagagagtctctgttgccccaggctagagtgccctagagtcagcctagctcactgcaacctcttactccagggctcaagatatcctcttgcctcagcctccttagtacctgggactataggcttccaCCAtgatgctggctatttttttctatttttaatagagacaggctcttgctcaaactgttttctcaaattcctgggctcaagaaatccatctgccttgacctcccagagtgctaggattacaggtgtgagccatggcgcccTAGCAAAGATGTATGTCTTAGAGAATTGAGCAAACAATTCCAGAGAGTAACAGCACAGGGAAGACAAAGATAGTGTTCCATTGTTAGAGTTAAGATTACTTTGACGTTGCTGTAAATTAAGTGTTGGATTAAGCTGTAATTTGCTAGATgccttttctttgtaattttctttttctttttttttttttttttgtagagacagagtttcactttatcgcccttggtagagtgctgtggcgtcacacagctcacagcaacctccaactcctgggcctaggcgattctcctgcctcagcctcccaagcagctgggactacaggcgcccgccacaacgtctggctatttttttgttgcagtttggccggggccggtttgaacccgccaccctcggtatatggggccggcgccctgctcactgagccacaggtgccgcccctttgtaattttctttttttttttggtttttggccggggctgggtttcaacccgccacctccggcatatgggaccggcgccctactcctttgagccacaggcgccgcctgtaattttcttaaaaaatggttgtatttggggccttggtgtgtgccacaccttctgggggcaagacatgattgcaagagggactttacctaacaaatgcaatcagtgtaacctggcttattgtaccctcaatgaatccccaacaataaaaaaaaaaataaaaaatggttgtattggggcggcgcccgtggctcagtcggtaaggcgctggccccatatactgagggtggggggttcaaacccgccccggccaaactgcaacaaaaaaatagccgggcgttgtggcgggtgcctgtagtcccagctgctcgggaggctgaggcaagagaatcgcggaagcccaggagttggagattgctgtgagccgggtgaggccacggcactctaccgagggccataaagtgaaactcggtctctacaaaaaaaaaaaaaaaaagagctcaaaaaaaaaaaaaaatggttgtatTTGTAACCAAGGCAGAACAGTCTTGTGGAAGCTACTCTCACTATTTTCCAGAGTTGCTGGCCTCCTGATAATAAAACTTAGTGGGCCTACCCCCCATCTCTGTGTATTGGCTGGACAGTGATAGGTGCCTGGACCCCTTTGTTAGTAACAAACATGTATCCCTAATAGGTAAagatttcctcctctttcttctccgtatttattgtattttatttttgagtctcactctgtcaccttgggttgaGTGttgtggtattatagctcacagcaaccttaaactcttggctcaagagatcctcttgcctcagtctcccaagaagctgggactgtaggccactaccacaatgcccagctagtttttctatttttagtagagctgggctctggctctcactcaggctgatctcagatttctgagctcaggcagtctgcccaTTCTGGCCTTTCAGCGCCCTCTCcgtcttcctttccttcctcttctctcttttttctctttctccttcactctccctctcccctcccttctcttacTCCTTCTTCCATAAACACTAGACTTTTATCATACCTAAAACAATA
Coding sequences within:
- the RPL17 gene encoding 60S ribosomal protein L17 isoform X2; this encodes MVRYSLDPENPTKSCKSRGSNLRVHFKNTRETAQAIKGMHIRKATKYLKDVTLKKQCVPFRRYNGGVGRCAQGLDVDSLVIEHIQVNKAPKMRRRTYRAHGRINPYMSSPCHIEMILTEKEQIVPKPEEEVAQKKKISQKKLKKQKLMARE
- the RPL17 gene encoding 60S ribosomal protein L17 isoform X1, with the protein product MVRYSLDPENPTKSCKSRGSNLRVHFKNTRETAQAIKGMHIRKATKYLKDVTLKKQCVPFRRYNGGVGRCAQAKQWGWTQGRWPKKSAEFLLHMLKNAESNAELKGLDVDSLVIEHIQVNKAPKMRRRTYRAHGRINPYMSSPCHIEMILTEKEQIVPKPEEEVAQKKKISQKKLKKQKLMARE